Proteins encoded together in one Streptomyces sp. NBC_01216 window:
- the secD gene encoding protein translocase subunit SecD, translating into MAAPKKGRRPAGGQGRPGRALALILIAMVALTGGMFWSGHTTPRLGIDLAGGTSITLKAKAEPGKEDAVNETNMNTAVGIIERRVNGLGVSEAEVQTQGRENIIVNIPKGVDEKQAREQVGTTAQLYFRPVLTYAPSEPATPTGSPSGTATPSASASTADEGEDDGKKDEKSATPSATASTQGRAVSEALKAPSPTPTPSGSAPPEATPSADPATAALQQKFTELNCLDPKQRAAVGEGVKPEDTTVACGKNAIGQWEKYILGPAEVEGKDVDDAKGVFDQQRGMWIVTMDFTGSGSKKFQQITSKLSQQQEPQNQFAIVLDGEVVSAPSVRQTLSASAEISGSFTQSSAQDLGNILSYGALPLSFDTQSVTTVTAALGGEQLEAGLIAGAIGLALVILYLVVYYRGLSLVALLSLMVSAILTYVIMALLGPAIGFALNLPAVCGAIVAIGITADSFIVYFERIRDEIREGRTLRPAVERAWPRARRTILVSDFVSFLAAAVLFVVTVGKVQGFAFTLGLTTLLDVVVVFLFTKPIMTLLARTKFFGDGHAWSGLDPKRLGAKPPLRRSRRTTATIDPKEA; encoded by the coding sequence GTGGCAGCACCGAAGAAGGGCCGGAGGCCGGCGGGGGGCCAGGGCAGGCCGGGGCGCGCCCTGGCACTGATCCTGATCGCCATGGTCGCGCTCACCGGCGGGATGTTCTGGTCGGGTCACACGACACCGCGCCTGGGCATCGACCTCGCCGGCGGTACCTCGATCACGCTCAAGGCGAAGGCCGAGCCCGGCAAGGAAGACGCCGTCAACGAGACCAACATGAACACCGCGGTCGGCATCATCGAGCGCCGTGTCAATGGTCTGGGTGTCTCCGAGGCCGAGGTCCAGACCCAGGGCCGCGAGAACATCATCGTCAACATCCCCAAGGGCGTCGACGAGAAGCAGGCCCGTGAGCAGGTCGGCACCACCGCCCAGCTGTACTTCCGGCCGGTCCTGACCTACGCGCCCTCGGAGCCGGCGACTCCCACCGGGAGCCCCTCGGGAACGGCGACGCCCTCCGCCTCCGCGTCCACCGCGGACGAGGGCGAGGACGACGGCAAGAAGGACGAGAAGTCCGCCACCCCGTCGGCGACCGCCTCCACCCAGGGCCGCGCGGTCTCCGAGGCCCTGAAGGCCCCGAGCCCGACGCCGACCCCCAGCGGCTCGGCGCCCCCCGAGGCGACCCCCTCGGCGGACCCCGCCACCGCGGCGCTCCAGCAGAAGTTCACCGAGCTGAACTGCCTCGATCCCAAGCAGCGCGCCGCCGTCGGTGAGGGCGTCAAGCCCGAGGACACCACCGTCGCCTGTGGCAAGAACGCCATCGGTCAGTGGGAGAAGTACATCCTCGGCCCGGCCGAGGTCGAGGGCAAGGACGTCGACGACGCCAAGGGCGTCTTCGACCAGCAGCGCGGCATGTGGATCGTCACCATGGACTTCACGGGCAGCGGCTCGAAGAAGTTCCAGCAGATCACCAGCAAGCTCTCGCAGCAGCAGGAGCCCCAGAACCAGTTCGCGATCGTGCTGGACGGCGAGGTCGTCTCCGCGCCGTCCGTGCGCCAGACGCTGAGCGCCAGCGCCGAGATCTCGGGCAGCTTCACCCAGAGCTCCGCCCAGGACCTGGGCAACATCCTGTCCTACGGAGCGCTGCCGCTGTCCTTCGACACGCAGAGCGTGACGACCGTGACCGCCGCCCTCGGTGGCGAGCAGCTGGAGGCCGGTCTCATCGCCGGCGCGATCGGCCTGGCCCTGGTCATCCTCTACCTGGTCGTCTACTACCGCGGCTTGTCGCTGGTCGCCCTGCTGAGCCTCATGGTCTCGGCGATCCTCACCTACGTGATCATGGCCCTGCTCGGCCCGGCCATCGGCTTCGCGCTGAACCTGCCGGCGGTGTGTGGCGCCATCGTGGCCATCGGAATCACCGCGGACTCGTTCATCGTCTACTTCGAACGCATCCGCGACGAGATCCGCGAGGGACGGACGCTCCGCCCCGCCGTCGAGCGCGCCTGGCCCCGTGCCCGTCGCACGATCCTGGTGTCCGACTTCGTGTCGTTCCTCGCCGCCGCGGTGCTCTTCGTCGTCACCGTCGGCAAGGTCCAGGGCTTCGCCTTCACGCTCGGCCTGACGACGCTGCTCGACGTGGTCGTGGTGTTCCTGTTCACCAAGCCGATCATGACGTTGCTGGCCCGCACCAAGTTCTTCGGCGACGGCCACGCATGGTCCGGACTGGACCCGAAGCGGCTCGGCGCCAAGCCGCCACTGCGTCGCTCCCGCCGTACCACCGCCACCATCGACCCGAAGGAGGCGTGA
- the secF gene encoding protein translocase subunit SecF — MSKLGNLGARLHRGEVGYDFIGNRKIWYGLSILITITAILGLTVRGLNMGIEFQGGAVFTTPKTSVSVSQAQEFAEEASGHEAIVQGLGNGGLRIQVGGLDTAQSDEIRTELAKDLGVTEDKIAAELVGPSWGEQIASKAWTGLVVFMILVVLYLAIAFEWRMALAALIALIHDITITVGIYSLVGFEVTVGTVIGLLTILGYSLYDTVVVFDSLKEQTKGITKQTRWTYSEIANRSINGTLVRSVNTTVVALLPVAGLLFIGGGVLGAGMLNDISLSLFVGLAAGAYSSIFIATPLVADLKEREPAMKALKKRVLAKRAGAAAKGESLDIDERAEDADDASETAVVGQRARRGGRAPEHRG, encoded by the coding sequence ATGTCGAAGCTCGGCAATCTCGGCGCCCGGCTCCACCGCGGTGAGGTCGGCTACGACTTCATCGGGAACCGCAAGATCTGGTACGGCCTGTCCATCCTGATCACCATCACCGCCATCCTCGGCCTGACGGTGCGCGGGCTGAACATGGGCATCGAGTTCCAGGGCGGCGCGGTCTTCACCACCCCGAAGACCTCCGTCTCGGTCTCCCAGGCCCAGGAGTTCGCGGAAGAGGCATCCGGCCACGAAGCGATCGTCCAGGGGCTCGGCAACGGCGGTCTGCGCATCCAGGTCGGCGGCCTCGACACCGCGCAGTCGGACGAGATCCGCACGGAGCTGGCCAAGGACCTGGGCGTCACCGAGGACAAGATCGCCGCGGAGCTGGTCGGTCCCAGCTGGGGCGAGCAGATCGCCTCCAAGGCGTGGACGGGCCTCGTCGTCTTCATGATCCTGGTCGTCCTCTACCTCGCCATCGCCTTCGAATGGCGGATGGCCCTGGCGGCGCTGATCGCGCTCATCCACGACATCACCATCACCGTCGGCATCTACTCGCTCGTCGGGTTCGAGGTCACGGTCGGTACGGTGATCGGTCTGCTGACCATCCTCGGTTACTCCCTCTACGACACGGTCGTCGTCTTCGACTCCCTCAAGGAGCAGACGAAGGGCATCACCAAGCAGACCCGCTGGACGTACAGCGAGATCGCCAACCGCTCGATCAACGGCACCTTGGTCCGTTCGGTCAACACCACCGTCGTGGCGCTGCTCCCGGTCGCCGGCCTGCTCTTCATCGGCGGCGGTGTCCTGGGCGCGGGCATGCTGAACGACATCTCGCTGTCGCTCTTCGTCGGTCTCGCGGCCGGTGCCTACTCGTCGATCTTCATCGCCACCCCGCTCGTCGCCGACCTCAAGGAGCGCGAGCCGGCGATGAAGGCCCTGAAGAAGCGAGTGCTCGCCAAGCGCGCCGGCGCCGCGGCCAAGGGCGAGTCCCTGGACATCGACGAGCGAGCCGAGGACGCCGACGACGCGTCCGAGACCGCCGTCGTGGGCCAGCGTGCCCGTCGCGGAGGCCGGGCGCCGGAGCACCGCGGATGA
- a CDS encoding adenine phosphoribosyltransferase, giving the protein MTAGTPDVADLLLSRIRDVHDHPKPGVLFKDITPLLADPVAFTALTDTLATLCATHGATKIVGLEARGFILGAPVAVHAGLGFIPVRKAGKLPGATLRQAYELEYGTAEIEVHAGDLAAGDRVMVIDDVLATGGTAEASIELIRRAGAEVAGVAVLMELGFLPGRARLEPALRGAPLEALITV; this is encoded by the coding sequence ATGACCGCCGGCACTCCGGACGTCGCGGATCTGCTGCTCAGCCGCATCCGCGACGTCCACGACCACCCGAAGCCGGGCGTGCTGTTCAAGGACATCACCCCGCTGCTCGCGGACCCGGTGGCGTTCACCGCGTTGACCGACACACTCGCCACGCTGTGCGCCACGCACGGCGCGACGAAGATCGTCGGACTGGAGGCGCGCGGCTTCATCCTCGGCGCCCCGGTCGCCGTCCACGCGGGCCTGGGCTTCATCCCGGTCCGCAAGGCGGGCAAGCTCCCCGGAGCGACGCTGCGGCAGGCGTACGAGCTGGAGTACGGCACCGCCGAGATCGAGGTGCACGCCGGGGACCTGGCCGCGGGCGACCGCGTCATGGTCATCGACGACGTGCTCGCCACCGGCGGCACCGCCGAGGCGTCGATCGAGCTGATCCGACGGGCGGGTGCCGAGGTCGCGGGCGTCGCGGTGCTCATGGAGCTCGGTTTCCTGCCGGGCCGTGCCCGGCTGGAGCCGGCCCTGCGCGGCGCGCCGCTGGAGGCGCTGATCACGGTCTGA
- a CDS encoding RelA/SpoT family protein, whose translation MPDEAQPLSAAQPDQQAEKAETAAAGSGTPQDEPAENKPRPAAPAPASAPKPAPAPPARSGGSSNRVRARLARLGVQRSSPYNPVLEPLLRILRSNDPKIETATLRQVERAYQVAERWHRGQKRKSGDPYITHPLAVTTILAELGMDPATLMAGLLHDTVEDTEYGLDTLRRDFGDQVALLVDGVTKLDKVKFGEAAQAETVRKMVVAMAKDPRVLVIKLADRLHNMRTMRYLKREKQEKKARETLEIYAPLAHRLGMNTIKWELEDLAFAILYPKMYDEIVRLVAERAPKRDEYLAIVTDEVQADLRAARIKATVTGRPKHYYSVYQKMIVRGRDFAEIYDLVGIRVLVDTVRDCYAALGTVHARWNPVPGRFKDYIAMPKFNMYQSLHTTVIGPNGKPVELQIRTFDMHRRAEYGIAAHWKYKQEAVAGASKVRAEVPKRTGKDDHLNDMAWLRQLLDWQKETEDPGEFLESLRFDLSRNEVFVFTPKGDVIALPAGATPVDFSYAVHTEVGHRTIGARVNGRLVPLESTLDNGDLVEVFTSKAAGAGPSRDWLGFVKSPRARNKIRAWFSKERRDEAIEQGKDAIARAMRKQNLPIQRILTGDSLVTLAHEMRYSDISSLYAAIGEGHVTAQSIVQKLVQALGGEEAANEDIAESAPPSRGRTKRRSSADPGVVVKGVEDVWVKLARCCTPVPGDPIIGFVTRGSGVSVHRSDCVNVDSLSREPERILEVEWAPTQSSVFLVAIQVEALDRSRLLSDVTRVLSDQHVNILSAAVQTSRDRVATSRFTFEMGDPKHLGHVLKAVRGVEGVYDVYRVTSARRP comes from the coding sequence TTGCCAGACGAGGCCCAGCCACTCTCCGCCGCGCAGCCCGACCAGCAGGCCGAGAAGGCCGAGACGGCCGCCGCGGGGTCGGGCACGCCCCAGGACGAGCCGGCGGAGAACAAGCCCAGGCCGGCGGCCCCCGCCCCGGCCTCCGCTCCCAAGCCCGCCCCGGCCCCGCCGGCCCGCTCGGGTGGCTCCTCCAACCGCGTGCGTGCCCGCCTGGCCCGGCTGGGCGTCCAGCGCTCCTCCCCGTACAACCCGGTCCTGGAACCGCTGCTGCGGATCCTGCGCTCCAACGACCCGAAGATCGAGACGGCCACCCTGCGCCAGGTCGAGCGGGCCTACCAGGTCGCCGAGCGCTGGCACCGCGGACAGAAGCGCAAGAGCGGCGACCCGTACATCACGCACCCGCTCGCCGTCACCACGATCCTCGCCGAGCTCGGCATGGACCCGGCCACCCTGATGGCCGGTCTGCTCCACGACACCGTCGAGGACACCGAGTACGGCCTGGACACCCTGCGCCGCGACTTCGGCGACCAGGTCGCCCTGCTCGTGGACGGCGTCACCAAGCTGGACAAGGTCAAGTTCGGCGAGGCCGCCCAGGCGGAGACCGTCCGCAAGATGGTCGTCGCCATGGCCAAGGACCCGCGCGTCCTGGTCATCAAGCTCGCCGACCGGCTGCACAACATGCGCACCATGCGCTACCTCAAGCGGGAGAAGCAGGAGAAGAAGGCCCGCGAGACCCTCGAGATCTACGCGCCCCTGGCCCACCGGCTGGGCATGAACACCATCAAGTGGGAGCTGGAGGACCTCGCCTTCGCGATCCTCTACCCCAAGATGTACGACGAGATCGTCCGGCTCGTCGCGGAGCGCGCGCCCAAGCGCGACGAGTACCTGGCCATAGTGACCGACGAGGTACAGGCCGACCTGAGGGCCGCCCGCATCAAGGCCACCGTCACCGGCCGGCCGAAGCACTACTACAGCGTCTACCAGAAGATGATCGTCCGCGGCCGTGACTTCGCGGAGATCTACGACCTGGTCGGCATCCGCGTCCTGGTGGACACCGTCCGCGACTGCTACGCGGCGCTCGGCACGGTCCACGCGCGATGGAACCCGGTCCCCGGCCGGTTCAAGGACTACATCGCGATGCCGAAGTTCAACATGTACCAGTCGCTGCACACGACCGTCATCGGACCCAACGGCAAGCCCGTCGAGCTGCAGATCCGCACCTTCGACATGCACCGCCGGGCCGAGTACGGCATCGCCGCCCACTGGAAGTACAAGCAGGAGGCCGTCGCCGGCGCCTCCAAGGTCCGCGCCGAAGTACCGAAGAGGACCGGCAAGGACGACCACCTCAACGACATGGCGTGGCTGCGCCAGCTGCTCGACTGGCAGAAGGAGACCGAGGACCCCGGCGAGTTCCTGGAGTCGCTGCGCTTCGACCTGTCGCGCAACGAGGTCTTCGTCTTCACCCCCAAGGGCGACGTGATAGCGCTGCCCGCCGGAGCCACCCCCGTCGACTTCTCCTACGCCGTCCACACCGAGGTCGGCCACCGCACCATAGGCGCGCGGGTCAACGGGCGGCTCGTGCCGCTGGAATCGACCCTGGACAACGGCGACCTGGTCGAGGTCTTCACCTCCAAGGCCGCGGGCGCCGGGCCCTCCCGCGACTGGCTGGGCTTCGTCAAGTCCCCGCGGGCCCGCAACAAGATCCGCGCCTGGTTCTCCAAGGAGCGCCGCGACGAGGCCATCGAGCAGGGCAAGGACGCCATCGCGCGGGCCATGCGCAAGCAGAACCTGCCGATCCAGCGGATCCTCACCGGGGACTCGCTGGTGACCCTCGCGCACGAGATGCGCTACAGCGACATCTCCTCCCTGTACGCGGCGATCGGTGAGGGTCACGTCACGGCCCAGTCCATCGTGCAGAAGCTCGTCCAGGCCCTGGGCGGCGAGGAAGCCGCGAACGAGGACATCGCCGAGTCCGCGCCGCCGTCGCGGGGCCGCACCAAGCGCCGCTCCAGCGCCGACCCCGGCGTGGTCGTGAAGGGTGTCGAGGACGTCTGGGTCAAGCTGGCCCGATGCTGCACGCCGGTGCCCGGGGACCCGATCATCGGCTTCGTCACCCGTGGCAGCGGTGTCTCCGTCCACCGCAGCGACTGCGTGAACGTGGACTCCCTCTCGCGCGAACCGGAGCGCATCCTCGAGGTCGAGTGGGCCCCCACCCAGTCCTCGGTCTTCCTGGTCGCCATCCAAGTCGAGGCCCTGGACCGCTCCCGGCTCCTCTCGGACGTCACCCGGGTCCTGTCGGACCAGCACGTCAACATCCTGTCGGCGGCCGTCCAGACCTCCCGCGACCGTGTCGCCACCTCGCGCTTCACCTTCGAGATGGGCGACCCCAAGCACCTCGGGCACGTTCTGAAAGCCGTGCGCGGCGTGGAGGGCGTCTACGACGTCTACCGGGTCACCTCGGCCCGCCGCCCCTGA